AGCTCCTTCAATTGAATCCTACACAAGTAATTATTTGAACAATGTAATCATATTCCACACCAGAATCGCAATGATAAGGTAagcaaaatataataataacctTATGAGTAGCTTCAAATTCTTTAATTTGTTGATGGAGAGTTTCAAGAAGAGCATCTCGCCTCTTCCAATATTCATCCAGTAGACCTTTGTGTTCTTCTTCACGCTCAATTTTAGCAGTAACAGCACCAGAATATGCCTCAAGGAGAACTTCGGCTACAGCTTCTAGATGATTGTACAAATTTAATTTTGCTGTTTTATCAAGCCCAGATGTTTCATTCAACAACTGAAGCAGGACAGAAGCAACACTCCAAATCCCCTTACGCACAGCAGGTTGACAATACCAAGGTGTTAAACCTTCAGGAGGTGGATACCATAATTGGTTCTCATTCTTATAGTCAAAGCATGTCCTAATTATAGTAACACAAGCATTTGAGAGTTCACATGTTCTCTGGATCTGGATCCCAGATGGGTGCTCTGGTCTTATAACATACTCTAACTCTGCATCTAAGCAGTAAAAGAAATTTTCAAGATCTGAAACCTTACTGTAGAACACTTCAGCATTATCTCTATCCATCAGAAGGACAGTATTCCGGCGAGCTCTATCACCAACTAATTGTATCATGTCCCAAAGAGCACCTGCCAACTGAATATCTAAACTAGAATTCGAGGAGCCAACACCTGTGGATCGGTTCTGGCTAATCAGATTTTGCAGTTCCCTCAGCTGAATCATTGCAGATAACTTTTCACCATGCTCCAAGATAAGTTGCAAGGCATGTCCTGATAATCAAAAAAACGTAATTTAGTCATGGAATGTCCAACTATTGTTTGCTAACTGTTGTTTTGTTTCCTCTGAACCTACAACTatttattttacaattttatttaacataatcatttttttgacaaaaatgCCTGGGAAAACATAATCGGTAGCTAAATCATAAATCAAACACATCCTTCCACAAAATTCCACCCCAAGAAGTCAAATGGCAACTACAATTAAAATTCTACATGCATATCAAAAATCTAATCAACCAAATCAACTAGTCAAAAACTTTAAAAAGCTGCTTTATTGATCTATTCACTCCCTCACCTATTTATATTATTTGTATATCTCACATGTGAGAcaaatgagaaagaaagaagataatTCATCTAGTCACTATAAACCTCCTATCTTTCACTCATAACTCATTCCCACATCCTTAGACAGAAGCAAATAGGTGGTAATAGTTACCCTAAGAAGTATGATTATTTTACCATCTGCAAAACCCATTCCAAATTGATCATCCAAGAATAATTATTAGGTAGctgatttattttatttgcaATATAATCAGGCTGGCAGATAAATTCAACTTACATCAACCATGCCCGTCATAGTAACAACGGGCCGAAAACATAAGCAAACAAGTTAGTTGCATATGGTAGTATTGTAAAAGGGGTGGTTTGAAgatcaaataaaaaacataaacttTTGGAGAATAGACTACAAATTTCATACTCTGCCTAGAACACAGCTCCTCATGGCATTTGGATAAGGCAAGAAAGTGCAGGAACTTTTGATGCTTCTGCTGCTTTTCCAAGAGTTGGGTGGAAACATAAGCCATGGCCAAAATCTCTGCACCTCTGGTTGTTGTCCAATGCTTAGCTAAGGTATCAATGATTGATTTGCTCATCCTCACAAAAACATTAATTTCTCCATCCCTTTCAAATGAACCAGAAGTTTCTAGCTTTTCAAGAGACCTGTCAACTTGTCCAGAGGataaaaattcattaaaaagCTGATTCAATAAAGCTTCTGATTCTTCATCTTGTGCAGTCCGACGTGCAATCCCACTCAAAACCGCCCTTTGTCTATCTCCAGTTCCCCATGCTTCAGAGCTAGCCCTTCTAGGAGCAAAGTTGCCTGCAAATGTAAGATTTCTTATCTCTTCTTGTGCAGATCTTTCGTTTGAGCTGCCTTTGCGTGATAAGCTCCGCTCAGGTGGTTCAACCCCTCCAAGTATGACAGCCTTCTCTGGTATTGCCCACATTCCTGCTTTCTCTGTTAATACAACCCATGCACCTTCTGCATGATCATCTGCAGATGGAAGAATTGAAGCATCTAGTACTTTTCCAGCGTCATAGGGTAAATCAAATTGATAGAGTCGTGTAGCATTTCTATAATAATGGGAGACAGTGGCTGTTCCATCCCCAGATATTATGACTGTAGATCCTGACGGCTTGCCCCCTATTCGAAGCCGCATGGAAAACAAGAAATCTTCAGCTTCAACtctagcttttgggataatcACCTCAATAGGAGCTTTTTTCTCCAAAATCTTGTCATTTGTAGTTCCCACATCCAATCCTGATTTAtattgcatggtcagaagagaATACTGCATGTAGCTTGAACTGCTAATCCGATCCTTACAAAAAGTTGCAAAAAGAATGGTAATCACTTTACCATAATCATCTACCTGCACATCAAGAGGCCAAATTCCCTTTTGACCAGCCAGATCCTTCTTAATGCCTAACTCAGGATCTGTTCCAACAATTACCTGAGACCAAAGCATTGAAACATGTATATCAGAACTGAACTCAACTCCAAAACACTTTATCTCATGATCTGTCAAAACCAAAAATTGGCGATTTGATTCCTTTGTGGAATGATGGGGAAAACACCACGTCAGCGACCTTGGGTACCCTTTGTTGCCCTCGAGCTGACCCGAATCACCCCCTTCAGGAGGCAAATGCATACTACTTTCACACACTTCTGTTCGATGAATGCCAGAAGGACTGCATTTAAACTGCCAGagtttaccacttgagctacaAGCAAAGGCCACACATACAAAGTCACATCCAGGAACTGCAGAAGCAATCATAGAGTTAAACATGTGCAATTCATTCAAACTACTCGGTCGCCGCAGCCAGTTGGAGAATGTTTTCCCATCAGAAACCAAACTAGTCACAAACTCATCAGAAGACACAAGATTAGTGACTGGAGCATTGCGTGATTGAGAATAGATGTCAGGCCAGTACACAACAGCCCGTGTCTTTCGATTACACAAAACAACAGCTGCGGAGTTGCAATGTTTTGCAACTTTATTCGCCCCTGAAGAGGCGCCATCATAATTAACAACACAGAGCAACCAACTACCAGCCTCATGTTTGCCAACATCCCCATCATTAAAAGGAATCTCAAGAACAACACATTTCATGGAGGACGCAGGTGACAAGTAACTCCAAATGAAAACCCTGTTTCCAGAAATAATCCAAGCAAGGGACGTGCTCTTGTCAATCCCACCAGACGCGCAGCCTTCAACTGCATTGCATTGCAACATATCTCAGACAAATCAaacacaaattttattttttctttctaactTTCACTATTGAATCTGAATGAAGGAATTTACAAGTACACATGTTAATAATAATGCAATGAAGTGATGAATCCAACTGTGCTTACCGGGAACGCGTTTGTGCAGCAAGGCGGCTTGCTCATCGCGAACAACTTGGGGAAACTCGGCAACAAAAACAGGTTTAATTGGATCTGTGTTGTCCTCTTTTCCAGTTCTGTTGACCTGAGGAACCCTAATCAATAGGAAaacagaaaaatacaagtttCCACAATCAATCAAAATCATCAATTCTCATTGTTACTTGTATTGtgcagaatcaattttgaagtAGCTGAAGCATATTCAaacatgagagagagagagagagggaccTGGCAAGGACAGATAAGCGAGGAGTCCAGGGAGCGGGGGTGCCGGTGGGTGGGCGGTTAGGGACGGCGGAGGATCGGAGAGGAGGAGTGACCGGAGAATCGAGCACCGAGGAAGCACGAGCTTGGTCCCTCGAAGCACCATTGTTCTTCTTCGTTCCACACGAAAACATGATTGATTAGGGTTTATGGGGTTTTCACGGAGAAGAAAGCATTTGAATCACTAGAGGGAAAGTGGAAGGAAGGAAATGTTCTAAGACTACTGTTTAAAAatctaatatataaatataggaGAGTTTTGCCGCTCGTAATTGTCATACTCGACTCGAGTAATTTAATACACAAAAAGATACTAGTTGGATTATGAGAATTGAGAAGCCTTACAAAAGTAATTAATAATTGCTTtgagtttaaaaaataaataaatttattgtaGAATGGATATTAAAAAAACTCACTTGTGTTTTCCGAAGAAGGAAAAAATGTAAGAATAGCACTAAACGTGTATTTTGATTTCATCGGAAATGGACGTGTATGTGCTTTCGAATTTTCAAATGTGAGATTGTATATTTCAATGTGTTGAAGATGAAAGAGAGTTCAACCTATGCTAAAGTTGCATCCAATCAAACGCAAATTCATCAAACTTTTGTCACCGAAAATCAAAGGTTATTTTTAtcgatacatcggaaaactaaTGAAAGGAGATTATCGAAATGATATGATAGCTTTACattttgaaaattaaacat
This is a stretch of genomic DNA from Lotus japonicus ecotype B-129 chromosome 1, LjGifu_v1.2. It encodes these proteins:
- the LOC130732921 gene encoding nuclear pore complex protein NUP133; amino-acid sequence: MFSCGTKKNNGASRDQARASSVLDSPVTPPLRSSAVPNRPPTGTPAPWTPRLSVLARVPQVNRTGKEDNTDPIKPVFVAEFPQVVRDEQAALLHKRVPVEGCASGGIDKSTSLAWIISGNRVFIWSYLSPASSMKCVVLEIPFNDGDVGKHEAGSWLLCVVNYDGASSGANKVAKHCNSAAVVLCNRKTRAVVYWPDIYSQSRNAPVTNLVSSDEFVTSLVSDGKTFSNWLRRPSSLNELHMFNSMIASAVPGCDFVCVAFACSSSGKLWQFKCSPSGIHRTEVCESSMHLPPEGGDSGQLEGNKGYPRSLTWCFPHHSTKESNRQFLVLTDHEIKCFGVEFSSDIHVSMLWSQVIVGTDPELGIKKDLAGQKGIWPLDVQVDDYGKVITILFATFCKDRISSSSYMQYSLLTMQYKSGLDVGTTNDKILEKKAPIEVIIPKARVEAEDFLFSMRLRIGGKPSGSTVIISGDGTATVSHYYRNATRLYQFDLPYDAGKVLDASILPSADDHAEGAWVVLTEKAGMWAIPEKAVILGGVEPPERSLSRKGSSNERSAQEEIRNLTFAGNFAPRRASSEAWGTGDRQRAVLSGIARRTAQDEESEALLNQLFNEFLSSGQVDRSLEKLETSGSFERDGEINVFVRMSKSIIDTLAKHWTTTRGAEILAMAYVSTQLLEKQQKHQKFLHFLALSKCHEELCSRQRHALQLILEHGEKLSAMIQLRELQNLISQNRSTGVGSSNSSLDIQLAGALWDMIQLVGDRARRNTVLLMDRDNAEVFYSKVSDLENFFYCLDAELEYVIRPEHPSGIQIQRTCELSNACVTIIRTCFDYKNENQLWYPPPEGLTPWYCQPAVRKGIWSVASVLLQLLNETSGLDKTAKLNLYNHLEAVAEVLLEAYSGAVTAKIEREEEHKGLLDEYWKRRDALLETLHQQIKEFEATHKDSIEGAEEQNDEAIMKLTSRLLSIAKQHGCYKVMWTVCCDVNDSELLRNIMRESLGPDGGFSYYVFEKLHENRQFSELLKLGEEFPEELSIFLKEHPNLLWLHDLFLHQFSSASETLHALALTQNIQSTTAAEEEQAYMKSKLKLSDRKNLLYLSKIAAFAAGRDAGTQVKVDRIEADLKILKLQEEVMKRLPSVEDKQLIEDQLLHPEDLIKLCLEGEDGELSLWTFDVFAWTSSSFRKTHRKLLEDCWKKASSQDDWSKFHDSCMVEGWSDEETLQNLKNTVLFQASSRCYGPRSESFEEGFDQVLPLRQENMETSMLGDMSSSVETILMQHKDFPVAGKLMLMAVMLGSDHDGDIGVEEGPSPME